From the genome of Glycine soja cultivar W05 chromosome 14, ASM419377v2, whole genome shotgun sequence:
gagtaatatttTTGACAatgtaaagaaagaaatgacatttttcagtatttaaaaaaataaataaataaattggtaagaaatatttttatgaaaacatgagaatatgatatttttttgttttgggatATTTTgtcttgattatatatatatatatatatatatatatgttgagtTAAGCTTGAAACAAAAACATACTGAATGTATATAATTTGTCAGTTAAATTAGTTCGAACATTTAAGATGCAAGAACTAATATGAGGGAATAAATTTCACattcaagaaattataaagCATAATTTCTATCATTCATGCGCTGATATAGTTGACTCTATCTTCTAAATTATTTACTCGTCAATTTAATATAGTGAAGTGGCTAAGAAATTCTGAATTGTTAAAAGCTAGTCATAAGGTGTGGTACTACATTGTGCATAAATTAATAGTCACCTAACTGAAGAAATAAAGTGGATAGTATTCATTGCTTGTCGTGGTCCCATATAATTtctcacacacatatatatagtcaCACTCATTTAGTTTTCTCTAGCattattttattccatttttaGCGGAGCAATGTTCTGTGAAATCAGAACCCTTTTCTTCACCTAGGCAAGTAATGAATAGTTTatctgaatttgaatttaagctGCCTTTTGTACTAGCTCCAATAGAAGCTTTAGAGGGATAGGATGCATAATTATGCATTTCATAACTATGATCGTTACATCCCACCTACCTAGATAATATGGCgaactataaaataataagtataaCAAAAGTAGAtattcttaagaaaaaaaatcttaaaaaagtaataatattactttttacaaaagaaaaaaaatgaaatttaacaaaagtaggtttttttttataaaaaaaaactgacctCCATCTcatcttaaaataaattgtataaatcaattattataggactatatgaaataaaatctctTACTATATAAGGACAGAACatcttcagttttatttttgaaatttaatattaaagtaacttttaagtaaacaaagaagaagaagacagaCACAGCCTTAAGATAATTCTAGATCATATTAGATCGAGTAATCCAGTCTATATATCACAGAgtcatataaatattattgttgcatatatttcaaaataatatttttattattattataaattaatttaaattacatatTGTAAAacgttttataattttaactactaaaatgttataaattagTTATACATAATGGCGTGCAATTATTAATATCAACATTATATTGATTTATAAGCATGTCAGATTTGAACAAAACATAAtgcaatgaaattaaaaaataaaaacttagccgtaattttttaaattcttttagtaattttttacaaTCGAAACTAATGTTCTACCTTAATTAATACTAATCAATACCAATCTTGAATTACAAACATCTGAATAAcatatctctttttatttttatctttctattcctctttttttctctctttttatctcTCTATATGTAAACACTTAAAGAAtgttcaaatataaattttcttacaTGCATTACATAAGTGGAAACTCCaattttaatggaaaaataatctaaaaacaaacaaactaagAAACTAACATATTAGTTTCGTGACTTTGTCTAATGAAATATCTACatctaacaaataaatttaattagaaaactaTATCTAAGTTTTGTGACTTTGTCTAATAAGAAACATCTAAGTATATCGGCAAAAACCAACATATAAAACCAATTTATTCCAATACCTTAATTATTatacacaacttttttttttggtgaatttaaTTATACAACATTAAACTATTCTCAAAGTACCAAGACAAGTATGCGCTTGATTTCACTCCTAGCCAGTATTAATTAAAGAGAGAATAAACATactttagtaaaaaataaagaaagaggaGGAGAGAAAGAATAAACTTACGGTTAGTAGCTCTAGGAGGGTAGAGAGTCCTGAGAGCAACCGAGTCAACAAGCGGGCCACACGCGGGATCCTCCTCTTTGCCAGGGTTATGAATCAACATCTCTACTGTCTCATTCTCCGCCTTGAACCCGAATGCAATCGGGTCCCAACCACTGCTGGTATACAAAGTCTGAATAGGAATGACGCCCCAGTCTGGAGTGACGGATATGTTGAGCCTCTCCTCCTGCGCGCAGGTGCGGGCCACCATGAAGGTGATGGAGTAGTACATGCCCTTGATCACCTTGATCCTCTGCTTGATGGAGGCCTCGTTCCCGAGGCGCACCGCGTAGGCCCCCTCGGGGACCACGAGCAGCATGTCGCCCTGCTTCTGGCCGGACTTTATGTACTCCACGAAGCCAGAGATCTCCCATTCTGGGATCGAGTGGCTGCCACCAATCACCACAGTTCCTTTCAGGGCGGAGGGCTTCGGACCCAGCTCGAAGTTGCCGTTTGCTACTAAGCCTGCATCAATTATTGTGAAATTAATATagagtatatatatttaattaagtatTCCTCCGTCCAAGGTTAAGAAGTAATCTCTCGAAAAATACCACCGAGACTTATTTGAGAACTTAATCCTcctcacatatatttttttcgtACACACAAGTAAGGATTTCGAAGATCAAATTCACGAATCAGATTATTTATCATCTTAATTATGttgaaaaattttatatttattataaactaaTTAGCATTTATGATGAACATtccttttcaattaattattatgaaaattaataaagttattatatatcacagttaataaatattaaattaaatatttagataaCATTTGACATTTTTTGTAGGTCGATATATAGACTATTTAGAGTgtgttaataaagaaaaattggacATTTGGATTGTCTTATGTAACTTAtatgcaataaaaattaaattatcaatataCACATTAAAAgtctatattaataataaaatatattatattaaaaatattagtgtgtaacacaatttttatctttttttattgagaGAAATTCACCTAGATTTAATGTAAATCTTCTTTCTGATTTGGTGGGCTCCATTCTTAAATTAGTAGAACtcatataaatttcaattaataaaaaagtatgttgaaaatagaaattattacatgattcaaaattacatatttatgtGATACAATCATaacaatctaaaaaataaaataaaaatacatgaaaattggTTGAAATTATATAGTCCTTTgactatttaataatttcttgtaaaaaataaaataaaaagagtattGAGAAAACAATGCTAGTATATGTTTGCAAATATGTTGGATATACACAATTATCAGATAAATTCAAAtccaagaatgaaaaaaaaaaagtgaggtaAAAGCAGCAAATTGTTGCTTCTCACTCAATGCACATCCAGCACAAAAAATGTGAAGCTAAACACACGGTCAAAGAATGCGTTACTGGTCTCTGTTGCTACATAATGTGTAATGTATTAAATAATACATATCAATTTTTATACCAACAAAacaatgttaatatatattcataatatttataataatactcATTAAATAAGTATTATAATATCAGCAACAAATCTAATATCTAAATGTTCgtatatttctttatatatatatatatatatatatatatatatatatatatatatatatatatatatatatatatatttgatcttaTGCTAAGCTAATGGGGTGACCATTTTATTTGAGAGGACCACTTTTGTGAATTTACGAGAAAGACATTTTAGAACACAACTAAGTCCAATAATGCAAGTGCAATTTACTTTAGTGTCCAATACAATTACTACCAACTCTGTCCCAAAATCTCCCAGTTGCTAGCTAGTTATGATACAGTGACTTCAGAAAATATATCTCTGAAGTCATGTGGTGGTGCAGTCCACTACAACCTATGTGGTTGTCCACTAACGTCCCTAGTAACACACAGGGCCATGTGAATTCTCAGAGCAACATGCATGCATTATGCTTAGCCTAAACTGTGGGCCCCAGAACGAAATAAATTAAAGGAATTTATGACAGCCGTGCGACACTAAGGTCACCGTCATATAGGGCTAGGAACCCCAGCATAATTCAAtgtgaaggaagagaagaggCACATTAGCCAGAAAGATTATTAAGGGTGCATATCTTGCTTATAAATTATGTCCACATCAACgatataatttcaaaaaaaaaaaaaaactaatgacaGAGAATAAATTCACCCCTTCGCATATTGTAAtacccaaattttaatttatacggAATACTACCTTTTGATTGATTACAACATGTACGGAGTGAAGCACATGACACATTAATGGTCAGTGTTAAATAGTTTGGTCAGAAAACTTTAGAACTCTATTATGCAAATGAATATTAACAAAAGGACGATCGAAATTATTGTTGGGAGGAAACAGTCCACCTATAATTATGACTACCAGCAAATTTTTTGgagatatttaaaaatttcGATAGTCAACTGGAATACTCATTTGCaataatataagtaaaaaaaaataacaaaaaagtgttttttcgTTTGTTAGCTAAATGGGAAAGATGATGAACATTGAACTTAATTGTTGAAGTGTACCAAATCAGTtgggtagtttttttttttttaaaaaggaaaatcagttggatagtattttttacataatgaGAGTAGCCTTAATACTTACATACAATGATGAGAACAAAATTTGaacctaaaataaattacacaaaTACACACTACTATATGTACATGTATGTGTGTATAGGcattatttatgaatattgaattttttatcttcttacCGTCAGTAATGGAGAAGGAGACATGAAAGGTGGCACAAAGGAGCACCGACAGAAACATGAACCTCCCCTTCATGTTGCTTGGGATGTGAAAATCTGCAAGTTTAGGATAATGAcgtgaaaagagaagaagatggaagaaaggagaaagaaaaaagtatagTGGAGCAGCGAAGAGAGGGGCTTGGCCTTATATGCATGCCTTGTTACCATATGAGACTTAAATTTGACGTAAAATGTCGAATATGCCATTGGATGTTTATCTTGAAGATCATTAGTGGTTTGACCGATTTGACCCTGCTTTTTGGGGGCATTGTAATATGATGCGAATCTTACTTCTTTGGGGATGTTTtctgatagaaaaaaaaaatcaagtatgttggggaaaacaattaaaaagaaaaagaaaaagaaattaatttaattaagatatcacaTTTCACTTaagatttacttttttattatataattctataataattttttagcctttaaaaaaaatcattttttgagCTTGCTTATAAAGCCTTTTTTATTACAACAAGTACGTAAAAGCCTTTTCACTCGCCTGCTTCGATGACataaaactattaattaaaaaaatatatgataattaaCCCTAAAAAGTTTACTAGTAAAATACATAtgctataataattaatataaaacaaaaaaatatacttcaagcttttttttaaaaaaaatgagattaaaagccccttgtaaaaactaaaaatcacaAGAAAATACGATAAAAGATACATCTACTAAAACAacttaatataagaaaaaacataataaaaaaaactcttcatTTGACCTCCGGAGAATAATCATTATTTGCTAAAATCTTCAATGTGTTATTTAATCACTTGTATCTATTTAGTTCTGATAAAGAATCCCTATATATTGTTTGGCAAGCCATTAACCTAGCAAATTTTACCTCTCGATACtgtaaaaaaatgttcatttataaataaaattatttatttgaaaaattataacaaagGGGAGTCCAAGACATGCTTTTAATTTTGCATATATAGAATCTTGTTCAAGCATGACTtctttgttttaaaaacttataacatcactttatcttttaaatattttaaaaatcattatatatatatatatatatatatatatatatatatatatataaatatataaatttgattacactttatataattcaaagaacatgaaaattaaggacatttttaaaaaaaatataatgaggcTTATATAGTAGAAAAACAAGAATTTAATCTGATTTGGTCACATGATATAtagaaatattataattttgttttagcgttaataaaatttaaatctttcTTATACGACGGTGTTGATCACAAGTTaaagtttgaataaaaatagatatatgTAACTTGTCTAACTTAATGAACATTAGAGtgataaaatatgtaattttacttatttggtTAGAGGTTAAAtaaagtcaaaaaataaaaaatttcttccaAGGAGTTAAActcattatcttttattttaaagaataaatattaaattattaagaaaCTTGATTTATTTAGTGAATTTTAtaagtattatttttcatgtatcATTAGTCACgagttattcattttttttcattataaaatttgtaaattaaaataaaatatttagtatttatatatattttatatttaatttcaaatttatttattttattataaaattatattttaatatatattaataaaatatcatgggcaaaaaattttcttattttattataattttaaaaattacacaaattatataggttattttaaaaaaataatttatgtaatttatacaaattattaaattaaaaataatatataaataatctaaaaaataaaaaattatcttttttaataattaaaataaaaatttgtattatttatgtataaaaataaatttacatattttaaataacttagatataataatttatataaataatttacatattaatttatggaattttatttattcatataattggtattaaaaaattagttactaaatgatttttttacagttataatgaaaatattaacgtgaaactgttttaaaaaattaaatactaaaattttattactttattaataagaataaaaataattaaaatattaaaataaatttaaataatttgagatttacatattaattgatgcaattatattgatttatataattaaagtaaaaataatatgtatattaaaatcaatttacaaaataatttatgtatataatttattaaatttaattataaattttaaaattaaaattaacatatgtaaatattccaaataaaattatataattatataaaataaaatttaaaagaattatacattaaatattttttaaattaataaatcttgatgatatataaaaataatatttataaaattaactaaacaaagtcaatatttaattatttattatcttatctTTGAATACAAATTTATAAGTTCAAACTCCTATCaagattatttttgttttttattttatttaatcttttgcTATATAAGTGTCCTATGatcaaaattacttatttaaaaataataataaaattaaatatcttgatttaaaaacaaaaatcaaaatcaaagatttaaattataagaaactaAAGTtacaagttataaaaaaataagacaattCTTACCTAGTCTATTGATTTTTTCTGGTCTCACATCAACAATAACAATCATAATGTGTTATTACTTCCtaagattttgaaaaagaaacatATCATAGATTTTGGTCCAccttttaaaaaactattaactctttcttttatatatttttattgggtatatatatatatatatatatatatatatatatatatatatatatatatatatatatatatatatatatatatatatataatatgccaCAACTCTTCTAtatatttcaaattgagattataaatttcaactaataaaatcTTTGATGTAagcatgactattttttttctcgattcttcaaaatgtaaatggaagaataagtttattttcatttttatattaactacataaattttaatttcatgtatatatagatatatagtgCACAAAGAAATTTCTATTGTCGGATCGGTTATAAATTATCACAATGGTCTAAGATATTATTGTATTTATGTGcatgaaaacaaattatttagtgaaaaaaattatgttcaattttcTTTCTATGTAAAAAATTTCCTTAAACAAATAATCAGAGAGTCGAATAAATTTCTcacctaaaaaaaatagtgatcaTCTATATTTTTCTATAGAAATAGTTTAATTGATGAAGTTGACATGTTTTATAGCTCCATCAAAACTACAGCGGATGGGGGTTGAAGGCTTAAACTGAATGAATGAGAGAACAATGATACTTACAACCGAAATGATTAATGGCGTATTCAAAGATGAAACATTTGCATGTTATTAGAGTCCAAAAAAAGACATATCACGAGGAAGGTGGGAGGGTGGGGTGAGGAAGAGGGTGAAGacaggaagagagagaaagcaaGAGAGACAGAGCCACAAAAAGAAGCAAGGTGGACTGTATAATAAGGCACTGTTTGATGATGGGATTGCTGGAAAATATATACTTATAGTCACCGCCCTATAATTGGGAAAATGCACACACACTTCGGTTTTGTTTATGGGCCTTCATTGATATTCTTTGATAATATGTGGACCTTTTTCTCATATGAAAAGTGGCTATGCTTTCACTCTCACCCTCATGCGTGTGGATGAGGTCCATATCAATTCTCAAGCTTTCATCCTCATCCTCATCattcattcaaaattattaatttattttgaacgTAGAGACACTTGAATATACAAAtctcaatatataataataaactacCGACATGCATTTGCCATTACAAATGAATTTATATTTGCTCCGAACTCAAGTCCTTAAGTCCACTAGTTTGTTAGGTACTCTTATTTGAGGTATTGTATTTTAtcattcatttgatttttattattttctctttaaaaagtATCTCAACgagtttaaaaaaagtatttttttttcttgttacatGTATCTCATATTCTACTTGAATCAGAGATTAATCCGATCAAAGTATTATAATTATCATTGACCCAAAAGATTTTTACATATGATACAAATCAAATATGAAATTCtccattaaataaatcatttgtcATAATGTGATCAGTACATAATATTTAACCATTACACTAACTCgtcagattaaaaaaaaaagtgtttataaGCTATTTAAGTCTTCATTCTTAAATAATGTGAAACTTTTTTGATATATggaaacaatattattttagtttgattGTGTGAAGGAGTTTCTCGACTGGAAATTCTgagcttattttaaaaattaaaaaaaaataaggaaaagatcataaattcacaatagacTTTACAGGAAAAAAGAGGGAAACGGGATAAGAAACTGATAAGGGATGGATACGTTAGGAATAATCAAACTTATACACTCCCAAATTTATATTCTGCATCATAACTACCTGGGGCCATTTCGATGACACTCATGAATAgattttaatttacattttcaGTTGAGTTTTTGAAATATTGTAAGTCTGTCGTAAGATAAGAGTGAAATCGGTAAAAGAACTTTTGATTGGATTTTACAACCCATTCAAGAAATTGTCTCAATTCAACAAGGGGCATATTAAGTGATAAGTAATTTCAGTAAGTCAAATTCACATTCTAAAATGGAAAGTAAATCTGATCtagtaatatataattattattaagaaaataacaaCTCATTTAGTCTCATTTTTCTTATGAACATTTTTACcttcaattattataaatcactgcaacattttattttaaaatccaataatatttacatcttttaaaataagttatatataCTTAACTTCATATATAGATAACTATTAAGTCCAACAAAATGTCTTTTTAgcactaataaataataataaaaaatgaacgaACATTTAAAACAACATATCAAGAGTGAGATCAGaacattcattaaaaaaaataatgagatgagAAATCTAACAATCCAATAATAAATAGGTGCacatgtttgtaaaaaaaagtgcacataaaaaatcatattaagtggactttatatctttaattaattttcacatGTCCCACAGTGTTAGCACTTCCATTGCTGAAAATGTCTCAACTGATATTTTCTGCTtcactttattttaataattttgtggtcatttttgtcaataaatttttttggtttatttttgtGACATGAAAGGAGGGAACATGTAAAAGCACATATAAAGCGAAATATGCctaattttcttacttttttaaacagtttttataatttgggatGCCAATAAGTCATGTTCAGTCGTTGTATTTTAGGCTCGTTAACTCATTTTCACGTACTTCTTGTGCTAAAATTCAAACCGGGATGAATGAGGAAAGGCAAGGATGGCATTCCGTTTGCTTAGGCAACTAAATATGCCACATTTTAGATTTAGAAAGAAAGAGCTTTCACAAAAGTTGGTTAACAAATGTAAAGAAAGGACAACGTATAACATCATTTGGATCTTTGAATTATAATATCATGATAATACCCGGAATGGATGTCATTAGCACGATAATGACAAAGTTAAGCTTTCTCAGAGAGTCATGCGAATAGtcatttatagaaaataataaaaggataaaattaggATTGAGGTGTTGGAAAACGAAGTTTTAAGTTTGGACAATTAAGAGGGGCAAATTCTAATGTGAGTACATATATTTCAAAGGATACCGATATTTTTTTCAGTAGACCAATAAATTATAAACGCATACACTTATAATATTCACtttataaataatatgttaACATTTTGTTATGTTTGACTTTGAATTGTTAAATGACTTATATGATTACTTTTGTTGCCAAATTCATTtacaattacatttttttttcaagttagtattgaattttaaaaaattgaaatgatcggcaatagttttgtttttttgcaattataaaatttaaaacaccattgttaaaattaaattctaaccCATTTATGATGTCATTTTAAtgcacaaatatttatttatttattggtttaTGTTGTCACAAATTGTTTAACGtagaaatttatttatacaaacTATAACGATAACAAAGAATAATTTCTATTGCAAGAAATAACTACAAAAAAGAATTGTATATGAGTTCTTAATCTCACAAGTATACTCTAAAAAGATTTGAATCCTTatgttttatctcttttttttattgaactctTATAATCAATTGCACCTATTTATATTACTATACATGCTAAGGAATTATTGGTAACAAGATGACCATAGTTTGTTACCATtcataataaatgatttttatccATTTGCTAAAAATAACAATGGTAATTCAAGGCATACGTCACAAATCTCCACCTTGTCTTGAATTCTTTAAGCTATTGTAATGTCAACTGAGTCCAAACAATATTTGAACATTATTGATGGAAGAGCTTTTGTCATCATGTCTACTAGATTATCAAAAGTAGCAATCTTCTCTACCAAGACATCACCTTGTGTTACCACATCACaaataaaatacattctaaCATCTATGTGCCTTGTCCTCTCATGATCATCTGGTTCTTGGTTAAGTGAATTGTGTTTTGACTATCACAAAACACTATAATATCCTTCTAATAACTTACACCAAAATTAACAATAAGACCTTTAAGCCATAAAGTTTTTTTCACTGTTTTTGTAGCTGCCATA
Proteins encoded in this window:
- the LOC114385483 gene encoding uncharacterized protein LOC114385483, which gives rise to MKGRFMFLSVLLCATFHVSFSITDGLVANGNFELGPKPSALKGTVVIGGSHSIPEWEISGFVEYIKSGQKQGDMLLVVPEGAYAVRLGNEASIKQRIKVIKGMYYSITFMVARTCAQEERLNISVTPDWGVIPIQTLYTSSGWDPIAFGFKAENETVEMLIHNPGKEEDPACGPLVDSVALRTLYPPRATNQNILKNGGFEEGPYVFPNSSWGVIIPPNIEDDHSPLPGWMVESLKAVKYIDSGHFSVPQGKRAVELIAGKESAIAQVARTIPGKTYVLSFSVGDASNSCEGSMIVEAFAGKDTIKVPYESKGKGGFKRAALKFVAVTPRTRIMFLSTFYTMRSDDFSSLCGPVIDDVKLVSLRKP